In one window of Lewinella sp. 4G2 DNA:
- a CDS encoding sigma 54-interacting transcriptional regulator: MANHPTTLGALKASDYTSRSVKQELRENLIRKLKNKEEVFPGIIGFDDTVLPDIQRAILSRHSILLLGLRGQAKTRIARLLVNLLDEYMPVVAGSELNDDPLNPISRYAVDLIAEKGDDTPVEWVHRDDRYVEKLATPDVSVADLIGDVDPIKAATQKLTYADERVIHFGLVPRAHRGLFVINELPDLQARIQVALFNILQEGDIQIRGFKLRLALDVQFVFTANPEDYTNRGSIITPLKDRIQSQILTHYPKTVEIAKAITKQEADLRKEQSDLVAVDDLLQTMLEQLAFTARESEYVDEKSGVSARMSITALENMISTAERRALLAGDTSTNARITDFWGVVPAITGKVELVYEGEQEGAYGVAMNLLSKVIKSTFLEHFPDPNDVSADGRSDSDPYGIIRAYFSGGNVAELLIDGSNDDYRKALDGVAGLKKFVTGTMERQLSEADTYLYMELVLHGLAETEILNKESMERGLSFKDILSDMFGSDDLY, from the coding sequence ATGGCTAATCATCCTACTACCCTCGGCGCCCTCAAGGCTTCCGACTACACCTCCCGCAGCGTCAAACAGGAACTACGGGAAAACCTGATCAGAAAACTCAAGAATAAGGAGGAAGTATTTCCCGGCATCATTGGTTTCGACGATACGGTGCTACCCGATATTCAACGCGCCATCCTTAGCCGCCACAGTATCCTGCTACTCGGCTTGCGCGGCCAGGCAAAGACCCGGATCGCCCGCCTCCTGGTGAACTTGCTCGACGAGTACATGCCCGTAGTGGCCGGCAGCGAATTGAATGACGACCCCCTAAACCCCATCAGCCGCTACGCCGTGGACCTCATTGCCGAAAAGGGCGACGACACCCCCGTCGAATGGGTACACCGCGACGACCGCTACGTAGAAAAACTGGCCACCCCCGACGTGAGCGTGGCCGACCTCATCGGTGACGTAGACCCCATCAAAGCCGCCACCCAAAAACTGACCTACGCTGACGAACGGGTGATCCACTTCGGCCTCGTACCGCGTGCCCACCGGGGATTATTCGTCATTAATGAGTTACCCGATCTCCAGGCCCGAATCCAGGTAGCGCTCTTTAATATTTTGCAGGAAGGCGACATCCAAATCCGCGGCTTCAAACTTCGACTGGCTTTGGACGTACAGTTCGTCTTCACTGCCAACCCGGAGGATTACACGAACCGCGGGAGTATCATCACGCCGTTGAAGGACCGCATCCAAAGCCAGATCCTCACCCACTACCCCAAGACGGTCGAGATCGCCAAAGCCATCACCAAACAGGAGGCTGATCTTCGCAAGGAGCAGTCCGACCTAGTAGCTGTAGACGACTTGCTACAAACCATGCTCGAGCAACTCGCCTTCACCGCCCGCGAAAGTGAGTACGTTGACGAAAAGTCTGGCGTCTCCGCCCGGATGAGTATTACGGCGCTGGAGAACATGATCTCTACCGCCGAACGCCGCGCACTACTGGCGGGGGACACTTCCACGAATGCCCGGATCACCGATTTCTGGGGCGTTGTACCCGCCATCACCGGCAAGGTCGAACTCGTCTACGAAGGCGAGCAGGAAGGTGCCTACGGCGTGGCAATGAATCTGCTGAGTAAGGTGATCAAATCCACCTTCCTGGAGCACTTCCCCGACCCAAATGACGTCAGTGCCGACGGCCGCTCCGATTCGGACCCTTACGGTATTATCCGGGCTTATTTCTCCGGCGGCAACGTAGCGGAATTGCTCATCGATGGCTCCAATGATGACTACCGCAAGGCGCTGGACGGAGTAGCCGGTTTGAAGAAATTCGTGACCGGAACGATGGAGCGCCAGCTCTCCGAAGCCGATACGTACCTCTACATGGAGTTGGTGCTTCACGGCTTAGCCGAAACGGAGATTCTGAATAAGGAATCTATGGAACGGGGCCTCAGCTTTAAAGACATCCTATCGGACATGTTTGGCTCGGATGACCTGTACTAG